GATAGACGTTCGCAGGAATGACATGCAGAAGTAACTTTTTACAGTTCCTATCATTCCGCCCTCCTGATTGCCGTCAGGCAGGTGATGCGGAATCTGTTAATTTATTGACATTGACCTGCTATCAGGCAAGTTTAAGCTATGAACAGTTACAAAAAATTAAACATCTCATTTCTTGCTTTTCTATAAAAATATTTTTCATTTTTTTTATCTTCTCTGCAAACGTTTGAAATAACACTTTGCTTGAAATACTTGATTTTATTGGTATTATAAATGTTCATTTAACTTGGAATTCAAAAAACTTTTGTTTTAACTTTGGTAAAATTATAGCAATTGTAATTATAAAATAGTCCAAAGGGTATTTTATAATTTTACAATGGTTAATGCCGATGCTACATAAAAATAGTCTAATAAAATTGGACTATATTGAATGTCCAATAGGTATTATATCAGATTTTTAAAATATTTTACAAAATATATTGATTATGAAAAAACGTCCTCGCTTAAGTTTTTGGCAAATATGGAATATGAGTTTCGGATTTTTTGGCATCCAGTTTGGTTTTGCATTACAAAACGCTAATGTTAGCCGGATATTTGAAACACTTGGTGCAAGTGTTGATGACATTCCAATACTTTGGATTGCTGCTCCTGTTACCGGCTTGATTATACAACCAATAATTGGATATATGAGCGACAATACATGGGGAAGATTAGGCAGGCGGCGCCCGTATTTTTTAGCAGGTGCAATTTTTGCATCATTAGCTTTACTTATAATGCCTAATTCTCCCGCACTATGGGTAGCTGCCGGTATGCTTTGGATTATGGATGCATCAATTAATATTTCAATGGAACCTTTTCGTGCTTTTGTTGGAGATATGTTACCATCAGAACAAAGAACAAAAGGTTTTGCAATGCAAAGTTTTTTTATAGGAACAGGTGCTGTAATTGCATCAGCTTTGCCATATATTCTTACAAACTGGTTTGATATTCCTAATATAGCATTAGAAGGCGAAAAAATACCCCCTTCGGTTAAATGGTCGTTTTATTTAGGAGGTTTTGTTTTTATTACATCAGTAATTTGGACAGTTTTCAGTACTAAAGAATATTCACCTGAAGAACTTAAAGAATTTAGCGAAGAAAAAGAAAAACATATTTCAAAATCAGAGAATATTATAATTAATCCTGAAAAAATAACATCAAAATTCTACAGATATGGAGCTATCTGGTTTTTTAGTGGTTTATTACTTAGCTTAATTATTTATTTTAATTCTTTTGAAGCTGAATTATATATTCTTACAATAGGTTTTTCATTTTTTGGTATTATCCAGATACTTTCCGGTATTTTTTCTAAAACAGGAAAAGAAAAAAGCGGTTTGGTAGTTGTTATTACTGATTTATACAACATGCCAAAAACGATGAAACAATTAGCATTTGTCCAGTTTTTTTCATGGTTTGCATTATTCTCAATGTGGATTTATACAACATCAGCAGTAACAAGCCATATTTATGGAATTAGTGATACTACTTCTGAACTTTATAATAAAGGGGCAAATTGGGTTGGTGTTATGTTTGCTGTATATAACGGATTTGCTGCTGCAGTAGCTTTTCTTTTACCTGTTCTCGCTAAACTTACAAACAGGAAAATAACACATATGATATCACTTATTGCAGGAGGATTAGGTTTAGCGTCTATTTTTATAATAAAAAATCCGAATATGCTTGTTTTTTCAATGATGGGTGTTGGTATGGCATGGTCAAGTATTTTATCAATGCCTTATGC
The Bacteroidales bacterium genome window above contains:
- a CDS encoding MFS transporter, which produces MKKRPRLSFWQIWNMSFGFFGIQFGFALQNANVSRIFETLGASVDDIPILWIAAPVTGLIIQPIIGYMSDNTWGRLGRRRPYFLAGAIFASLALLIMPNSPALWVAAGMLWIMDASINISMEPFRAFVGDMLPSEQRTKGFAMQSFFIGTGAVIASALPYILTNWFDIPNIALEGEKIPPSVKWSFYLGGFVFITSVIWTVFSTKEYSPEELKEFSEEKEKHISKSENIIINPEKITSKFYRYGAIWFFSGLLLSLIIYFNSFEAELYILTIGFSFFGIIQILSGIFSKTGKEKSGLVVVITDLYNMPKTMKQLAFVQFFSWFALFSMWIYTTSAVTSHIYGISDTTSELYNKGANWVGVMFAVYNGFAAAVAFLLPVLAKLTNRKITHMISLIAGGLGLASIFIIKNPNMLVFSMMGVGMAWSSILSMPYAILTGSLPSDKMGTYMGIFNFFIVIPQILAASILGFFVRHFFVGETIYALILGGVSMLVASVLILFVDDVDAPKT